CCTCGCTGCGCAAGCGCGGCGAGGTGACGGCGATGCGCGCCTTGTCCTTCGGTCCCAAGGCCCTCTACCTGCCCGTGGGAGTGAGCGTGGGTCTGGCGTGCGTGGGGCTCATCGCCTTCGACGAGTGGGTGGTGGTGCCCGCGGGCATCCGCGTGGATGAGATCACCACCCAGCGCTTCAACCGCTGGGGCGACTGGGGCATGTACCACACGCCCAAGCAGTGGTTCCGCCGGGGAGACCACATCTTCTACCTGCGCAGCGGCAGCGCACAGGAGGGTTTCGTGGACGTGGCCATCCTCACCGTGACGTCGGACTTCCGGCTCGCGCGGCGCGTGGATGCCCGGAGCATGCGCTCCGTGGAGGGCACGCGCTGGATGCTGGAGGGCGTGGTGGAGCGCACCTTCACGCGCGACGGCCAGTCCTCGGTGCGCGAGCTGGACGAGGTGGAGTACGACCTGGGTGCCAGCGCGAGAACCTTCCGCATCCGTCCGGGCCGGCCCGAGCAGATGCGGGTGCCGGTGCTGCGCGAGCAGATCGCCGCGCGCGGCGAGGTGGGACTGGCGACGCGGCAGTTCTCGCTCGTGCTCCACAACCGCTTCGCCTATCCGCTGGCGGGTCTGCCCGCGGCGCTGCTGGCGGTGGGCCTGGCGCTGAGGCCGGGACGCAAGGGCAACCTGACGGTGGCGCTCGTCGAGGGGCTGCTCATCTCGGTGATCATGTGGGGACTGATGGTGGTGGCCCGGACGCTGGTGCTCTCCGAGCGGCTGTCGCCCGTGCTGGCGGCGTGGTTCCCCGTCGCCCTGCTCGTCGTGGCCGCGGTCCTGCTGTGGTTGCGCGGCGAGGGCCGCCTGGGCAGGAGTGGGGGATGAACGTGCGCCGGGACGTGCTCGAGCGCGTGCTGCTCGTGTTCATGCTGCTCTGGGGCGTGGGGTGCCTCTTCCTGGAGGGCCTCGCGGTGGTGGGGCTCGCGGGCAGTGCGTTGGGGGCGCTCGTGGTGGCCCGGCAGGAGGGGGTCACGGTGCGCGGAGCCGTGCTCGCCTGGGTGCCGCTCGTCGTGTTCCTCGCGTGGTCGTTGCTCATCCCCACGCTGGCCGGACACCCGCCGCGCGGCACGGGCGTGGCGCGCCTGCTGGACTTCGTGGGCATCCCCGTGGCGGCGGTGGCCTTCGGCTTCCTGTCGGACGCGCGGCGGATGCGGCTCGCGTGGGTCGTGGGGGGGCTGTTCCTCGTGTCGTGCGCGGTGGCGGGACTCCAGCACTTCGGCGTGTGGCCTCCACTGGAGGCCTGGGCCCCCCTGGCCTGGACGCGCCTGCCCTTCGATCGGGTCTACGAACCCGTCGTCGGCGCGGAGCACCGCTTCATGGCCGGAGGGCTGCTCTTCCACCGGCTGAAGTTCTCCCACATCGGGGGCATGGCGGCGGTCTTCGCCCTGGGCGTGGGCCTGCGCCTGCGAGGGCGGAGGCAATGGGCGGCGCTCGTGGTGGCGGGCGTGGGGCTCGTCTCCGTGGGCCTCTTTCCCTATGCCCGCGCGGGCAGCGTGGCGCTGGTGGCGGTGATGGGCGGGGTGGTGCTGCTCGGCCTGCCCCGGCGCGTGGCCCTGCCCACGTGCGCCGCCGTGCTGGCGCTGGCCGTGTTGGCGCTGGCGCTCGACCGGCCCCTGCGCGAGCGCTTCCTCGACAGTGGTACCGATTCGGGCTCGGGCAACCGGCCGGCGCTGCGGGAGACGGGCCTGCGCGCGCTGCGTCAACACCCGCTGACGGGGGTGGGCCCGGGACGCTTCCAGGCGAAGAAGTACGCCACCCCGGACATGCCCGAGCAGGCGCGCGAACACCCCGGCAAGTCCCACAACCAGTACCTCAGCATGGCCGCCGAGACGGGCGTGCCGGGGGCGCTGCTCTTCGTGGCGCTGCTCGGCTGGCTCGCCTGGCGCATGCCCCGGGGCCGCCCCGAGGGACTGGGGGCACTCGGAGCGCTCGGGTTCTTCTGTCTGCTGTCCCTGCTGCATGATCCGCTCTTCCACGTCCAGGCCTCCCAGGCGCTGGTGCTCTTGCTGGGCATTGGCCTGAGCGCGCGCCGCGGGGTCGACTGGCGCAGCGGGACGCAGGCGGGCTAAGTCTTCGGGGAGCGAGTCCTGGGGAGGGCCCGCGTTCCTTCCATGACTCATCCTGCTGCCAATGACGTGCGCGTGGGCTCGGTGCTGCGGGGCACGTATGAAATCACCTCGTTGCTCGGCAAGGGGGGCATGGGCGCCGTCTACCTCGCGAGCCATCGCCGGCTTCCCAGCAAGCAGGTCGCCGTCAAGGTGCTGCGCGGCGGGGCGGACCTCTCCCCAGAGCAGTACGCGCGCTTCCGCCGGGAGGCGGAGATCGCCTCGCGGCTCGGCCATCCGAACATCGTCGAGGTGCTCGACTTCGACACCCTGGAGGACGGCACGCCCTTCCTGGTGATGGAGTACCTGCGCGGAGAGAGCCTCGAACAGCGGCTGGCGCGCGGCCCCCTGTCGCTCGAGGAGACGATGTCCCTCACGCGGCAGATCGGCTCGGGGCTCACGGCGGCCCACCGCGCGGGCGTGGTGCACCGGGACCTCAAGCCCGCCAACGTGTGGCTCGTCCCCATGGACTTGGGGAGCAGCGTGGGCACGCGGGTGAAGCTGCTCGATTTCGGCATCTCGAAGATGCTCGACTCCCAGACGATCCAGACGCAGGACTCGGTGTTGATGGGCACGCCCCAGTACATGGCGCCCGAGCAGGCCATGGGCAGGAATCGCGAGGTGGACGCGCGCACGGATCTCTTCGCGCTCGGGTGCATCGTGTACGAGATGCTGTCGGGCCGGTCTCCGTTCGAGGGAGAGGACAACGGCATCCTCCAGGTGATTGACCGCATCGTCCACTCGCAACCCGAGCCCCTCATGCTCCTGCGCCCCGGGCTGCCCGAGCACGTGCTCTCCGCGGTGGGGCGCGCCCTGGCGAAGAGCGCGCGGGACCGTCACGCGGATGTCGCGGCCTTCATCCAGGAGCTGACGGGAAGGCCGCTCCTGTCCCTGTCCAGGACCGCGATGCCCAGGGTGTTCATGCCCTCGAACCCGAGAATGGCGGCGGTGGTGGCGGCAACGGATCGTTCCAGCAAGGACGGGGAGGGGGAGGAGCCCACGCTCGTGCCCGCGTCGACGGTGCGCTTCGCGGCGCCCGTGCCACCCGCGAGTGCCTCCGAGCGTCCTGAAAACCCTCCCGGGGAAATCCGCCGGGCCCGCCGACCGGTGCCGAAGTGGGTCGTGGGCGTGGGCTGGGCGGTCGTGGTGGTGGGTTTCTCGGCCGCCGCGTGGTGGATGCGGTCGCCGCCTCTCACGCCCGAGCGGCCCTCCGCTCCGGCTCCCGTGAGAGAGCCGCTCCCGGAGGCGCCGCGGTAACAATCCATCGAGTTCTGATCACCCGCGCCAGCCGGGACTCCTCCCCTGGCGCCTTACCCCACAGGAGACAGACGTGAGAGTCATCGTGGCGATGTTGGCCGTGGTCGCGGTACTGGAAGCAGGTCATGCCCGGGCGGCCGCGCCCGTGGAGCCGGGCAAGGTGTTCGCCGGTCAGAACGGCGAGTTGGTGACGGCGATCCCGCTCTCGCCCGCGGACGAGAAGAAGGCCATCGTCCTCGTGCAGGGCACCGACAGCGAGCTCGACGGCAAGGTGCTCCCCTATGACGTGGAGACGTCGGGCCAGGACGTGCGCTACGTCACCCAGTTGCATGGCCGCCGCTATGTCACCCTGTACCTGCTCGCCACGGGCTCGCGCCGGAACTACTACGTGAACGTGCCGGGCCGACGCGACGACACCGTGGTGACCTTCGATGACGCGCGCACCCGCGCGCTCAAGGGCGAGGAGGTGTACGCGCTGCATCAGAAGCAGAAGTCGCAGGGGGTGCTCACCCGCCTGATGGCCTTCGATCGCAAGGGCGAGGAGGCCGAGGTCGAGCGCGCGCTGGCCGCGTCGGTGAAGCGCATGAACGAGGCGTGCGGCTCGCAGACGGTGGGGCTCGTGGAGTGGGCGAGCATCCCGGACGAGCTGATCAAGGAATACAGCATCGCCTCCTACTGCGAGGCCCCGCTCGATTCGCTGCGCAAGCTGTGCGCGTCGGCCGAGGCGAAGAAGGTGGTGCAGACGCGCATCAAGGAGGCGAGCTGCCGCTTCGGGGACGCGCCGGCCGTGAAGGTGGAGTCGGGCCGGCTGACGTGGACGACGGCCAAGGACGCGTCCAACCAGGAGGAGTTCGCCACGAAGGCCTTCCTGGACACGCTCGAGTCCACCCGGGGCCAGGGCGAGAAGCTCGTCGCGAGGATGCAACTGGAGAAGACCCACGTGTGCACGGATGGCAAGGGGCACTACGTGCTCGTGCGGCCCGACGAGACGCACACCGTGCAACTGGCCTACGGAGACGGCCAGCGCTTCGTCGAGGTCGCCTCGCCGCCCTGGGTCCTCAACGGCCACTACTTCCTGGAGCCGCGCTTCTACCACAAGACGATGAACCACTCGTTCCGGGGGCTCGACATGGGCCTGTACTCGGAGGTGGAAGTGGACGAGGAGAAGAACACCTGCGCGGTGCGCTGTGGCGAGCGCACCATCCCGTTCACCTGGGTCGACGGGGAGCAGAAGGAGACGCTGGTGTCCAAGGCCACCTTCGAGCCCAATCCCCAGAAGTACGTGCCCTACGCGCTGCTGCGCGATCAGAAGGGGCGCTATTACCTGGTGGAGCGCGGCTTCAAGAAGGAAGAGGAGCGCAACTTCCGTGTCTCCATCGGGCCCAAGGGCAATCTCCAGGTCCAGAAGATGAAGGACGTGGTCTCCGACTCGGAGGGGGAGATCTTCTCGACGAAGCGGGGTGATCTGCGGCTCGTCGTGCAGAAGGATCTGCCCTCGCTGTGGATCGAGAACAAGAAGCGGACGGAGCTGCGCACGGTGCCCGTCGAGGAGAACCTGCCGCTCATCTACAACGAGCTCGGGGTGTACACGGGCGCCCGTCTGGGCACGCCGTGCGACGACCAGTGAGCCCAGGGCCCGTCCTCCCGCCTGCCCGGATGTGCTGAGGGAGCAGGTTATAGGTGCGCTCTTCGGTCATGAGCGCATCACGCGTCGAACAACTGCGCGCGGACGTTCGCGCGCGCGCGGAGAACCGTCCCGGGGTGTACCGCATGCGCGGGCCCTCGGGAGAGGTGCTCTACGTGGGCAAGTCCGTGCGCGTGCGCACCCGGCTGCTGTCCTACTTCCGGGCGCGGCGTGGGGAGAAGGCGGCGGAGATCATCGGGTACGCGCACGGCGTGGAGTGGGAGTACACGCCGAGCGAGTTCGCCGCCCTGCTGCAGGAGTTCCGCCACATCAAGCGCTGGCGGCCTCCGTACAACGTGGAGCACAAGCGGGACAACTCGCTGTGCTTCATCAAGCTCACGCGCGAGCCGGTGCCCCGGCTGCTGGTGGCCAGCCACGTCATCCACGATGGGGCCGAGTACTTCGGGCCCATCCGCGGCCGGCACCGCGTCACCGAGGCGGTGCGCGCGGTGAGCGACTTGCTGGAGCTGCGCGACTGCGCGTCGGACACGCCCATGCGGCTGGCGGATCAATTCGAGCTGTTCCGCGTCCAGGAGGATCCCCGCTGCATGCGGGGACAGACGGGCCGTTGCATCGCTCCGTGCGCGGGAGGCTGCACGCGCGCCGAGTACCAGACGCGCATCTCGCTCGCGCGTGACTTCTTGAATGGGCTGACGGACCAGCCGCTCGTCCTGGTGCGCGAGCGCATGGCGCTGGCCTCCCGGCGCTTGCAGTTCGAGTACGCGGCCGAGCTGAGAGATCGCTCGGAGTCGCTCGGGGGCGTGAGGGACGAGTTGCTGCGGGTGGGCCAGTTCGTGGAGCGGCTGTCCTTCGTCTACACGGTGCCCGGGGAGGCGGGAGAGGATCGGGTCTACGTCATCCGCCGGGGCAGCGTGCGTGCGGAGTTCGCGGTGCCCGGTTCGCCCGAGGCGCGGCGCGACCTGGAACAGCAGGTGCGAGGGATTTTCGAGAGGCCGGAGCCCCGGATGATCGGCCTGCGCGCCCACGAGGCCCAGGAGGTGCTGCTCGTGGCGAAGTGGTTCCGCCTGCACCCCGAGGAACTGGAGCGCACCGTGCCCGTCGTGCTGAACGTGCTCGTGGAAGCCTCGGGCGAGGAGCCGGGGAGGGCGGGTTAACGGGCCTCGAGTGCCCGTCGGTAGGTGGCCAGCGTCCGCTGGGCGCAGTCCTCCCAGGTGAAGCGCGCGGCGCGCTCGCGGCCCTTCGCCGAGAGATCCCGGCGCAGCGACTCGTCGCGCGCGAGCTTCATCGCCGTCTCCTTCCAGGCCCGGGCGTCGTCGGGGGGCAGCAGCAGCGCCGCCTCGCCCACCACCTCCGGCAGGGACGTGGCGCGCGCGGCCACCACCGGGGTGCCACACGCCATGGCCTCCAGCGCGGGCAGGCCAAAGCCCTCGTAGCGCGAGGGCATGAGCAGCGCCGTGGCGGCGCCGTAGAGGCGCGGCATGTCGTCCTCGGGCAGCTCGGACAGCTCGAGGGTGGAGTCCGGAAAGCCCAGCTCCCACGCCGCGCGTTTGCCCGCCAGCAGCACGAGCGGCTCGGGCAGGGATTCGGCCACGGTCGCCAGCATCCCCAGGTTCTTGAAGGGCTTGGTGTTGCCCACCGCGAGCAGGAAGCGCGGTGGCAGGCCCCGGCGCTCGCGGAAGTCCTTCAGCTCCGAGGCCGTCTGCGGCTGGTAGCGCGCGTCCACCCCGTTGGGGATGACCTGGAGGCGGTAGGGCGACAGGTTCAGCTCCCGCGCGAGCTCCTCCCGGGAGAACTCGGACACGGTGATGAGCGCCCGGGCCGTCTTCGCGCGGGGGCCCACGACGAGCTGGTAGTAGAGGCGGCGGCCCGGGCCGTACTCCTCGGAGAGCACCAGGTGGTTGGCGTCGTGGAGCGTGGCCACGAGCCGTCCCGGCCACAGCGCGGGCAGCGAGAAGGAGGTGGCGTGGAACAGGTCCGGCTTGAGCCGCGCCAGCCACGCGCCGAGCACGGGCTGCTCCAGGGGCGAGAGGAACGGGGCGGGGCAGCGGTGCAGGGGGATGCGCGGGGTGAGGGTGCCCAGGCCCGCGGGGAGCCCCTCGGGCGCGGTGAGGGCGCTGAAGCGCAGGTCCGGTGCGAGCACGGGCAACCGGCACGCCAGCTCCAGCGCGTAACGCGCGATGCCGTGCAGCCGGCCACGAACCATGCGCAGATCGATGAGGATGCTCGCCACGAGAGCTGGCACTACCACACCCCGGGGACGCGGCGGGGACTCGCGTGCTACAAGGCCGCCCCGTGAAGGTCGCCCTCGTCCATGACTGGCTCGTCACCCAGCGAGGCGGCGAGCACGTGCTCGAGGCACTGTGCGAGCTGTTCCCGCGGGCCGACATCCATACCCTCGTCCATCGCCCCGGCGCCGTGCACCCGCGCATCGAGTCCCATCCCATCCAC
Above is a window of Cystobacter fuscus DNA encoding:
- a CDS encoding LptF/LptG family permease; protein product: MSTTLFRYVVRTYVGFAVGILCALVTVFLVVDFVDRSRSYTGEGWVWSVLELYANKALLSVQQLGPAALLLAAGAAVSSLRKRGEVTAMRALSFGPKALYLPVGVSVGLACVGLIAFDEWVVVPAGIRVDEITTQRFNRWGDWGMYHTPKQWFRRGDHIFYLRSGSAQEGFVDVAILTVTSDFRLARRVDARSMRSVEGTRWMLEGVVERTFTRDGQSSVRELDEVEYDLGASARTFRIRPGRPEQMRVPVLREQIAARGEVGLATRQFSLVLHNRFAYPLAGLPAALLAVGLALRPGRKGNLTVALVEGLLISVIMWGLMVVARTLVLSERLSPVLAAWFPVALLVVAAVLLWLRGEGRLGRSGG
- a CDS encoding serine/threonine-protein kinase translates to MTHPAANDVRVGSVLRGTYEITSLLGKGGMGAVYLASHRRLPSKQVAVKVLRGGADLSPEQYARFRREAEIASRLGHPNIVEVLDFDTLEDGTPFLVMEYLRGESLEQRLARGPLSLEETMSLTRQIGSGLTAAHRAGVVHRDLKPANVWLVPMDLGSSVGTRVKLLDFGISKMLDSQTIQTQDSVLMGTPQYMAPEQAMGRNREVDARTDLFALGCIVYEMLSGRSPFEGEDNGILQVIDRIVHSQPEPLMLLRPGLPEHVLSAVGRALAKSARDRHADVAAFIQELTGRPLLSLSRTAMPRVFMPSNPRMAAVVAATDRSSKDGEGEEPTLVPASTVRFAAPVPPASASERPENPPGEIRRARRPVPKWVVGVGWAVVVVGFSAAAWWMRSPPLTPERPSAPAPVREPLPEAPR
- a CDS encoding nuclease; the protein is MSASRVEQLRADVRARAENRPGVYRMRGPSGEVLYVGKSVRVRTRLLSYFRARRGEKAAEIIGYAHGVEWEYTPSEFAALLQEFRHIKRWRPPYNVEHKRDNSLCFIKLTREPVPRLLVASHVIHDGAEYFGPIRGRHRVTEAVRAVSDLLELRDCASDTPMRLADQFELFRVQEDPRCMRGQTGRCIAPCAGGCTRAEYQTRISLARDFLNGLTDQPLVLVRERMALASRRLQFEYAAELRDRSESLGGVRDELLRVGQFVERLSFVYTVPGEAGEDRVYVIRRGSVRAEFAVPGSPEARRDLEQQVRGIFERPEPRMIGLRAHEAQEVLLVAKWFRLHPEELERTVPVVLNVLVEASGEEPGRAG
- a CDS encoding glycosyltransferase family 4 protein; this encodes MVRGRLHGIARYALELACRLPVLAPDLRFSALTAPEGLPAGLGTLTPRIPLHRCPAPFLSPLEQPVLGAWLARLKPDLFHATSFSLPALWPGRLVATLHDANHLVLSEEYGPGRRLYYQLVVGPRAKTARALITVSEFSREELARELNLSPYRLQVIPNGVDARYQPQTASELKDFRERRGLPPRFLLAVGNTKPFKNLGMLATVAESLPEPLVLLAGKRAAWELGFPDSTLELSELPEDDMPRLYGAATALLMPSRYEGFGLPALEAMACGTPVVAARATSLPEVVGEAALLLPPDDARAWKETAMKLARDESLRRDLSAKGRERAARFTWEDCAQRTLATYRRALEAR
- a CDS encoding O-antigen ligase family protein, translated to MNVRRDVLERVLLVFMLLWGVGCLFLEGLAVVGLAGSALGALVVARQEGVTVRGAVLAWVPLVVFLAWSLLIPTLAGHPPRGTGVARLLDFVGIPVAAVAFGFLSDARRMRLAWVVGGLFLVSCAVAGLQHFGVWPPLEAWAPLAWTRLPFDRVYEPVVGAEHRFMAGGLLFHRLKFSHIGGMAAVFALGVGLRLRGRRQWAALVVAGVGLVSVGLFPYARAGSVALVAVMGGVVLLGLPRRVALPTCAAVLALAVLALALDRPLRERFLDSGTDSGSGNRPALRETGLRALRQHPLTGVGPGRFQAKKYATPDMPEQAREHPGKSHNQYLSMAAETGVPGALLFVALLGWLAWRMPRGRPEGLGALGALGFFCLLSLLHDPLFHVQASQALVLLLGIGLSARRGVDWRSGTQAG